The DNA region GAAGGACTATGTACACAACCAGAAGGACAGCGGCTATAGAAGCTATCACGTAATAATCCGTTACCCGGTGCAGACCGCATTTGGGGAAAAGGAGATTCTTGCTGAAATTCAGATACGCACTCTTGCAATGAACTTTTGGGCAACCATAGAGCATTCTCTGAAGTATAAATATAAAAAGGAAATACCCGAAGACATTAGAGCGCGTCTAATGAGCGCGGCTGATGCGGCATTTAGATTAGACGAAGAAATGTGTGAAATACGCAACGAGGTTATAAATGCTCAAATACTGTTTGAAGAAAAATCAAATACCATATCGAACATAGTAAAAAATATACAGCTGCTTACTTTGCTTGGACAGCAATCCGAAGCGATGAAATTCCAGATAAAATTTGATGAATTATGGGATAAGGGTAGCTTGGACGAGCTTGAGGATCTTTTGAAAAATATAAAATTGAACATAGCTAGATATCGGGCATTTGATTGATAAGGAAAGGGATGAGCAATGGCTTTATATGCTATAGGGGATTTGCATCTGAGCTTTTCCACAGACAAGCCAATGGATATTTTTGGGCCCCAGTGGAACAAGCATTATGAAAAAATTGAAAAGAATTGGAAGAAGTATATTTCCGAGGAGGACACCACTTTGATTCCGGGAGATATTTCGTGGGCAATGCACCTGTCAGATGCAAGAAAAGATTTGGACTGGATAGAAAAATTGCCTGGAAGAAAAATACTTTTAAGAGGCAACCATGACTATTGGTGGACCTCGCTAAAGAAAATGCATTTGGCTTATTCGAATCATATATTCGTACAGAACAATCATTCATCATATGGAGAATACGCAATCTGTGGCACGAGGGGTTGGGTTTGTCCAAACGATTCCGCGGCTGATGAGCATGACGACAAGATTTATAGAAGAGAACTTGCTCGATTCGAAATGTCATTGATATCTGCTAAGAAAGAAGGCTGGAAAAGAATAATCGTCATGCTTCACTATCCACCGACCAATGAAAAATTCGAACCGTCAGGGTTTACTGATTTGATTAAAAAGTACGGAGTTGAAATTGTGCTTTATGGACATTTGCACAACATAAATTCCTATAGTGCGGGAATTAAAGGCGTTAAAGATGGTACAAGCTACGAATTGGTTTCCAGCGACTATATAGATTTCAAGCCCAAACTCATATTGCCATAAAGGCCCTTTTAATAAGAAGGGCAAAATTTCTTGTAGGCATGGACTACTGATGGTATGATTAATTGAATAAACTTGGAGAAAACAAAATCAGCCCTTCAAAGGTTG from Peptostreptococcaceae bacterium includes:
- a CDS encoding metallophosphoesterase, with the translated sequence MALYAIGDLHLSFSTDKPMDIFGPQWNKHYEKIEKNWKKYISEEDTTLIPGDISWAMHLSDARKDLDWIEKLPGRKILLRGNHDYWWTSLKKMHLAYSNHIFVQNNHSSYGEYAICGTRGWVCPNDSAADEHDDKIYRRELARFEMSLISAKKEGWKRIIVMLHYPPTNEKFEPSGFTDLIKKYGVEIVLYGHLHNINSYSAGIKGVKDGTSYELVSSDYIDFKPKLILP